The Arvicanthis niloticus isolate mArvNil1 unplaced genomic scaffold, mArvNil1.pat.X pat_scaffold_1009_arrow_ctg1, whole genome shotgun sequence genome contains a region encoding:
- the LOC117701408 gene encoding PDCD10 and GCKIII kinases-associated protein 1 has protein sequence MGCRCCKMIQSYLFDPVQVPSPGFVNEVNNCKLEEDDTVRLKGTQNSNAEVARNALHGGSLSKSESRGSTTGLPRQRPLPQEDSEERPCVEKHGVFNGISPTATLQSVRSPRPHQVDNGSWASSPWVATIDSAHSAQPFLEGEDYRKQSCILPTLEGTQMVGHGDCRAPAEALAVADHIPYIPAPDYPQLWSPSVDNADPEEKDYLFENHSEVEPLPEIHPRVSQQGLSMPFSLKRSWDSLNEAGTTEALSVYLKKEDPTHPTPVADSGNEREDPHTYNGDREGVVADEDAEVAEALAALEAATAGEDADDAD, from the exons ATGGGGTGCAGGTGTTGTAAGATGATACAAAG CTATCTCTTTGATCCAGTTCAAGTGCCCTCCCCTGGTTTTGTCAATGAAGTAAACAACTGCAAGTTGGAGGAAGACGACACTGTCAGACTAAAAGGCACCCAGAACAGTAATGCTGAGGTGGCCAGGAATGCCCTACACGGGGGGAGCCTGAGCAAGTCAGAGAGCAGAGGCAGTACAACTGGTCTACCTCGCCAAAGACCGCTCCCCCAGGAGGACTCAGAAGAGAGACCCTGTGTGGAGAAGCATGGTGTTTTCAATGGCATCAGCCCCACTGCTACTCTGCAGTCTGTCAGGAGTCCCAGGCCCCACCAGGTTGACAATGGCTCCTGGGCCAGCAGCCCCTGGGTAGCCACCATAGACAGTGCTCACTCAGCTCAACCCTTCCTTGAAGGAGAAGACTACAGGAAGCAAAGCTGTATACTGCCCACCTTGGAAGGGACCCAGATGGTGGGACATGGAGACTGCAGAGCCCCTGCCGAGGCCTTGGCAGTGGCAGatcacataccatacataccagCCCCAGATTACCCCCAGCTCTGGAGCCCCTCGGTAGACAATGCAGACCCTGAAGAAAAGGATTATCTTTTTGAAAACCACTCTGAGGTGGAGCCCCTTCCGGAAATTCACCCCAGGGTGAGCCAGCAGGGTTTGAGCATGCCCTTCTCCCTGAAGAGAAGCTGGGACTCACTGAATGAGGCAGGGACAACAGAAGCTCTGAGTGTCTACCTTAAAAAGGAGGATCCCACTCACCCTACACCAGTGGCTGATTCTGGAAATGAGCGGGAAGACCCCCACACCTACAATGGGGACAGGGAGGGTGTTGTGGCAGATGAGGATGCTGAGGTGGCAGAAGCCCTCGCAGCATTAGAAGCTGCTACTGCAGGAGAAGATGCAGATGATGCTGATTAG